In Chiloscyllium plagiosum isolate BGI_BamShark_2017 chromosome 26, ASM401019v2, whole genome shotgun sequence, one genomic interval encodes:
- the LOC122563022 gene encoding uncharacterized protein LOC122563022 isoform X1, whose protein sequence is MNSLDTTQQFLNMFGTLEFESFDEFSCRLELFQQATGSIFKKSRTHTVKKANETRTVPIPGHFKYTSVNLQCVHYGQPRIRSTGVRPKQRYLAMGCEACITIHLDPNKNRLCVTAYHLIHSGHILDPDLLRHLGLSLERLAPDCRQRRTWQPMADGVSIVQQQPYPLTTEEKHSLLITRWKQLSRTMLQSDTKRFHRQLDWLDRQIQHWQQGMEEDIECLDENYGPSDVPLNWQDTPREIVEHSYARLHPSPDPAAVSQLGIFTSGVSKRSIATQTYAATWSPSHETAIQALLKLRDCQLPPIKQQGGPKGSCAEETFSRKRQCTTERPKGMYVDSVNVVIPAQSSVPGQQQRQ, encoded by the exons ATGAATTCACTCGACACCACGCAGCAGTTTCTCAACATGTTTGGAACGCTGGAGTTTGAGAGCTTCGACGAGTTTAGCTGCAGattggagcttttccagcag GCAACAGGGAGCATCTTCAAAAAGTCTAGGACCCATacggttaagaaggcaaatgagacACGTACAGTACCAATTCCAGGTCACTTCAAATACACCTCAGTGAATCTGCAGTGTGTCCACTATGGACAGCCACGCATTCGATCCACTGGGGTGAGACCCAAACAGAG GTATCTTGCGATGGGTTGTGAAGCCTGCATCACAATTCATCTTGACCCGAACAAGAACCGGTTGTGTGTCACTGCCTACCATCTCATACACTCCGGCCACATCCTGGATCCAGATCTTTTACGGCATCTTGGCCTGTCTTTGGAACGACTGGCTCCTGACTGTCGCCAGCGCAGAACATGGCAACCCATGGCAGATGGCGTATCAATTGTACAGCAGCAACCCTACCCTCTCACCACCGAAGAGAAACACAGTTTACTGATCACCAGATGGAAACAGCTGTCACGCACCATGCTGCAGAGTGACACAAAGCGTTTCCATAGGCAACTAGACTGGTTGGATCGGCAAATTCAACATTGGCAGCAAGGGATGGAAGAGGATATAGAATGTCTTGATGAGAATTATGGGCCCAGTGATGTGCCACTCAATTGGCAAGATACACCTCGGGAAATTGTGGAGCATTCATATGCCCGTCTGCATCCATCTCCAGATCCTGCAGCTGTTTCTCAGCTAGGGATATTTACCTCAGGGGTCAGTAAAAGAAGCATTGCCACACAAACATATGCTGCCACATGGAGTCCCTCCCATGAGACAGCCATTCAGGCACTGCTGAAGCTTCGTGATTGTCAGTTACCGCCCATTAAGCAGCAGGGAGGGCCAAAGGGATCATGTGCTGAGGAGACATTCAGTAGGAAGAGGCAGTGTACGACAGAAAGACCGAAAGGGATGTATGTTGACAGTGTTAATGTTGTCATCCCTGCTCAGTCCAGTGTGCCAGGACAGCAACAAAGACAGTAA
- the LOC122563022 gene encoding uncharacterized protein LOC122563022 isoform X2 encodes MHIRSRTCAATGSIFKKSRTHTVKKANETRTVPIPGHFKYTSVNLQCVHYGQPRIRSTGVRPKQRYLAMGCEACITIHLDPNKNRLCVTAYHLIHSGHILDPDLLRHLGLSLERLAPDCRQRRTWQPMADGVSIVQQQPYPLTTEEKHSLLITRWKQLSRTMLQSDTKRFHRQLDWLDRQIQHWQQGMEEDIECLDENYGPSDVPLNWQDTPREIVEHSYARLHPSPDPAAVSQLGIFTSGVSKRSIATQTYAATWSPSHETAIQALLKLRDCQLPPIKQQGGPKGSCAEETFSRKRQCTTERPKGMYVDSVNVVIPAQSSVPGQQQRQ; translated from the exons ATGCACATTCGGAGCCGCACATGCGCA GCAACAGGGAGCATCTTCAAAAAGTCTAGGACCCATacggttaagaaggcaaatgagacACGTACAGTACCAATTCCAGGTCACTTCAAATACACCTCAGTGAATCTGCAGTGTGTCCACTATGGACAGCCACGCATTCGATCCACTGGGGTGAGACCCAAACAGAG GTATCTTGCGATGGGTTGTGAAGCCTGCATCACAATTCATCTTGACCCGAACAAGAACCGGTTGTGTGTCACTGCCTACCATCTCATACACTCCGGCCACATCCTGGATCCAGATCTTTTACGGCATCTTGGCCTGTCTTTGGAACGACTGGCTCCTGACTGTCGCCAGCGCAGAACATGGCAACCCATGGCAGATGGCGTATCAATTGTACAGCAGCAACCCTACCCTCTCACCACCGAAGAGAAACACAGTTTACTGATCACCAGATGGAAACAGCTGTCACGCACCATGCTGCAGAGTGACACAAAGCGTTTCCATAGGCAACTAGACTGGTTGGATCGGCAAATTCAACATTGGCAGCAAGGGATGGAAGAGGATATAGAATGTCTTGATGAGAATTATGGGCCCAGTGATGTGCCACTCAATTGGCAAGATACACCTCGGGAAATTGTGGAGCATTCATATGCCCGTCTGCATCCATCTCCAGATCCTGCAGCTGTTTCTCAGCTAGGGATATTTACCTCAGGGGTCAGTAAAAGAAGCATTGCCACACAAACATATGCTGCCACATGGAGTCCCTCCCATGAGACAGCCATTCAGGCACTGCTGAAGCTTCGTGATTGTCAGTTACCGCCCATTAAGCAGCAGGGAGGGCCAAAGGGATCATGTGCTGAGGAGACATTCAGTAGGAAGAGGCAGTGTACGACAGAAAGACCGAAAGGGATGTATGTTGACAGTGTTAATGTTGTCATCCCTGCTCAGTCCAGTGTGCCAGGACAGCAACAAAGACAGTAA
- the LOC122563023 gene encoding probable transmembrane reductase CYB561D1 isoform X2, with protein MNGCRLPDTQGPLPESPDPPQTRTTAPPRASPSLRARPRSQQPRPLGRFSWHPACMTTAVCFCMTEAILTFSLDSSPFFFCSIKAKVRIHWMMQVFAAIFGSVGLIFIVSSKNISESLHLTSWHSFLGLGTLIAVCGQLLCGLFLLFPQLINTYSVARLRLYHATCGLVTYLMATATVVLGLCSDWFKSQVNGVLWYICLIVPVIPALVIMNQINNGYLSKKKIEI; from the exons atgaacggctgtCGACTCCCGGATACACAGGGCCCGCTCCCGGAGTCACCTGATCCCCCGCAGACCCGTACCACAGCCCCGCCCCGAGCGTCACCATCCCTGCGGGCCCGCCCCCGGAGTCAACAGCCCCGCCCCTTAG GTCGTTTCTCTTGGCACCCAGCTTGCATGACTACAGCT GTTTGTTTTTGTATGACTGAGGCCATTCTGACCTTTTCACTGGACAGTTCACCCTTCTTCTTTTGTTCGATTAAAGCCAAGGTACGAATTCACTGGATGATGCAAGTCTTTGCCGCCATTTTTGGCTCAGTCGGTCTTATCTTCATTGTCTCCAGCAAGAACATCTCCGAGTCTCTGCACCTGACCTCATGGCACAGCTTCCTCGGCCTAGGGACTCTGATCGCAGTCTGTGGCCAGCTACTGTGTGGACTCTTCCTTTTGTTTCCACAATTAATTAACACTTACTCTGTGGCCCGGCTACGGCTTTATCATGCTACATGTGGTTTGGTGACTTATCTGATGGCCACAGCTACAGTGGTACTGGGTCTGTGCTCAGATTGGTTCAAATCCCAGGTTAACGGAGTTTTGTGGTACATTTGTTTGATTGTACCAGTAATTCCAGCTCTCGTCATCATGAACCAAATCAACAATGGCTACCTCTCCAAGAAGAAAATAGAGATTTGA
- the LOC122563023 gene encoding probable transmembrane reductase CYB561D1 isoform X1, producing MWGLLGQAWGGRELRLGRWRTGTGPSMRSPQRLPEPLNGWAEPGSSWASGLLPCLRKAAVAAAHISAIGLSVYLGLLSRLGTSRFSWHPACMTTAVCFCMTEAILTFSLDSSPFFFCSIKAKVRIHWMMQVFAAIFGSVGLIFIVSSKNISESLHLTSWHSFLGLGTLIAVCGQLLCGLFLLFPQLINTYSVARLRLYHATCGLVTYLMATATVVLGLCSDWFKSQVNGVLWYICLIVPVIPALVIMNQINNGYLSKKKIEI from the exons ATGTGGGGCCTGTTAGGTCAAGCTTGGGGTGGGCGGGAACTGAGACTCGGGCGGTGGCGGACCGGGACAGGCCCATCGATGAGGAGTCCGCAGCGACTCCCAGAGCCCCTGAACGGTTGGGCCGAGCCGGGAAGCTCATGGGCAAGCGGCCTGCTGCCCTGCCTCAGGAAGGCGGCTGTGGCGGCGGCGCATATCAGCGCGATCGGACTGAGCGTGTACCTGGGGCTGCTGAGCCGGCTAGGGACCA GTCGTTTCTCTTGGCACCCAGCTTGCATGACTACAGCT GTTTGTTTTTGTATGACTGAGGCCATTCTGACCTTTTCACTGGACAGTTCACCCTTCTTCTTTTGTTCGATTAAAGCCAAGGTACGAATTCACTGGATGATGCAAGTCTTTGCCGCCATTTTTGGCTCAGTCGGTCTTATCTTCATTGTCTCCAGCAAGAACATCTCCGAGTCTCTGCACCTGACCTCATGGCACAGCTTCCTCGGCCTAGGGACTCTGATCGCAGTCTGTGGCCAGCTACTGTGTGGACTCTTCCTTTTGTTTCCACAATTAATTAACACTTACTCTGTGGCCCGGCTACGGCTTTATCATGCTACATGTGGTTTGGTGACTTATCTGATGGCCACAGCTACAGTGGTACTGGGTCTGTGCTCAGATTGGTTCAAATCCCAGGTTAACGGAGTTTTGTGGTACATTTGTTTGATTGTACCAGTAATTCCAGCTCTCGTCATCATGAACCAAATCAACAATGGCTACCTCTCCAAGAAGAAAATAGAGATTTGA
- the LOC122563023 gene encoding probable transmembrane reductase CYB561D1 isoform X3: MTTAVCFCMTEAILTFSLDSSPFFFCSIKAKVRIHWMMQVFAAIFGSVGLIFIVSSKNISESLHLTSWHSFLGLGTLIAVCGQLLCGLFLLFPQLINTYSVARLRLYHATCGLVTYLMATATVVLGLCSDWFKSQVNGVLWYICLIVPVIPALVIMNQINNGYLSKKKIEI, translated from the exons ATGACTACAGCT GTTTGTTTTTGTATGACTGAGGCCATTCTGACCTTTTCACTGGACAGTTCACCCTTCTTCTTTTGTTCGATTAAAGCCAAGGTACGAATTCACTGGATGATGCAAGTCTTTGCCGCCATTTTTGGCTCAGTCGGTCTTATCTTCATTGTCTCCAGCAAGAACATCTCCGAGTCTCTGCACCTGACCTCATGGCACAGCTTCCTCGGCCTAGGGACTCTGATCGCAGTCTGTGGCCAGCTACTGTGTGGACTCTTCCTTTTGTTTCCACAATTAATTAACACTTACTCTGTGGCCCGGCTACGGCTTTATCATGCTACATGTGGTTTGGTGACTTATCTGATGGCCACAGCTACAGTGGTACTGGGTCTGTGCTCAGATTGGTTCAAATCCCAGGTTAACGGAGTTTTGTGGTACATTTGTTTGATTGTACCAGTAATTCCAGCTCTCGTCATCATGAACCAAATCAACAATGGCTACCTCTCCAAGAAGAAAATAGAGATTTGA